From Dasypus novemcinctus isolate mDasNov1 chromosome 11, mDasNov1.1.hap2, whole genome shotgun sequence, one genomic window encodes:
- the TMEM14A gene encoding transmembrane protein 14A isoform X2, giving the protein MDLLGFGYAALVTFGSILGYKRRGGVLSLIAGLFVGFLAGYGAYRVSNDKRDIKLSLFVAFFLSTIMGVRFKRSKKIMPAGLVAGLSLMMILRLVLLLL; this is encoded by the exons ATGGACCTGCTTGGTTTTGGATATGCAGCCCTTGTGACATTTGGAAGCATTTTGGGATATAAACGGAGAG gtGGTGTTCTATCTTTGATTGCTGGTCTTTTTGTTGGGTTTTTGGCTGGTTATGGAGCTTACCGTGTCTCTAATGACAAACGAGATATAAAACTTTCACTGT TTGTGGCTTTTTTTCTGTCCACCATCATGGGTGTGAGGTTCAAGAGGTCCAAGAAAATAATGCCCGCCGGGCTGGTTGCAGGTTTAAG CCTCATGATGATTCTGAGACTTGTCTTATTGCTGCTTTGA